From the genome of Uranotaenia lowii strain MFRU-FL chromosome 1, ASM2978415v1, whole genome shotgun sequence, one region includes:
- the LOC129738012 gene encoding uncharacterized protein LOC129738012 — MTSKAEKKLAADLLTRRRACAERDVVEKFISDYTYERDCCQVSVRLETLNKCNELFLNVQNDIEMGDIEERFEAHLEFRADFEDRFCKAKGFLLSKLEIREHLLSSTIMHASTSHSMSSSFHHRLPKIDLPKFSGDESRWISFRDNFISMIHCNEDIPIVNKLQYLLQSLEGEARKPFESVDIQADNYASTWDALKKRYDNKRFLRKELFRGLYNLPPIQHESAQDLNTLVDDFQRHVKALGKLGEPIDHWDTPLIFILTDKLDSATIRAWEQDTRQKDEVKYDELIEFLIHQVRMLKSVDSDLQHRSAAPTVSKVAGQIPKKPASIRSVVNTVTSQTQSSTLSCHCCLRTHPLHQCPAFSNLSSSQRRELVTQHSLCWNCFRANHQARSCKSKFLCRICQAKHHTMLHDQAAPPNEFSPERSQLPQVNPGPSGSLNPPTINLSVHSNSTVLLETVALLVVDRYGRKIPARALLDSAAMSNFITRKLANELATQQTPVDIAVAGIGESVKRIRKRLAAKIVSRNSDFSTTLDFLVMKKPTSHLPTSPIDTTAWKMPQVPLADPQFNVPATIDMIIGGECYHEFHTGFLAKWIPAPPPHRERASSPPLIKPEKRFLGSSGQWTPPMGAKG, encoded by the exons ATGACTAGCAAGGCGGAGAAAAAACTAGCAGCGGACCTTCTGACGAGACGACGAGCGTGTGCCGAGCGAGATGTGGTGGAGAAGTTCATCTCGGACTACACCTATGAACGGGATTGCTGCCAGGTTTCGGTACGTTTGGAGACTCTTAACAAATGCAACGAGTTGTTTTTGAACGTGCAGAACGACATCGAGATGGGTGACATCGAAGAACGGTTCGAGGCGCATTTGGAGTTCCGGGCGGATTTCGAGGATCGGTTTTGCAAAGCGAaaggttttttgctgtcaaagcTGGAAATCAGGGAGCATCTTCTGAGTTCGACGATCATGCACGCATCGACTTCTCATAGCATGTCTTCCAGTTTCCATCATCGGCTGCCTAAAATCGATCTACCGAAGTTTAGCGGGGATGAATCGCGATGGATATCATTTCGCGACAATTTCATTTCGATGATCCACTGCAACGAGGACATACCGATCGTCAACAAGCTGCAGTATCTGTTGCAGTCGCTGGAAGGAGAGGCAAGAAAACCGTTCGAGTCTGTGGATATCCAAGCCGATAACTATGCGTCGACGTGGGATGCATTGAAAAAGCGCTACGACAACAAGCGATTCCTCAGAAAGGAGCTGTTCCGAGGCCTGTACAACCTTCCACCGATCCAGCATGAGTCAGCACAGGACCTCAACACACTGGTTGATGACTTCCAGCGACACGTCAAGGCACTGGGGAAGTTAGGTGAACCGATAGATCATTGGGACACTCCGCTCATCTTCATCCTGACGGATAAATTGGATTCGGCGACGATTCGCGCATGGGAGCAGGATACTCGACAGAAAGATGAAGTGAAGTACGACGAGCTCATCGAGTTTCTCATCCACCAGGTCCGGATGTTGAAATCCGTGGACAGCGATCTCCAGCATCGTTCCGCAGCGCCCACCGTTTCCAAGGTGGCCGGACAAATCCCGAAGAAACCAGCTTCCATCCGATCTGTTGTGAATACTGTCACATCCCAAACTCAATCTAGCACTTTGTCATGCCACTGTTGTTTGAGAACACATCCGCTTCACCAATGTCCAGCATTTTCGAACCTGTCAAGCTCCCAACGGCGAGAGCTTGTGACACAGCACAGCCTTTGCTGGAATTGCTTTCGCGCAAACCACCAGGCAAGATCCTGCAAGTCCAAGTTTCTGTGCAGGATTTGCCAAGCGAAGCATCACACTATGTTGCACGACCAAGCAGCACCACCGAATGAGTTCTCACCCGAAAGATCACAGCTCCCACAAGTGAATCCAGGTCCGAGCGGTTCACTCAACCCACCAACGATAAATCTATCCGTGCATTCAAATTCGACGGTTCTATTGGAGACAGTTGCGCTGTTAGTTGTCGACCGATACGGCAGAAAGATTCCAGCACGAGCTCTTCTAGATTCCGCAGCAATGTCCAACTTTATCACCAGGAAGCTGGCGAACGAACTCGCCACCCAACAAACTCCCGTGGACATCGCAGTTGCCGGAATTGGAGAGTCAGTCAAACGCATCAGAAAAAGGTTAGCTGCCAAAATCGTATCCAGGAACAGCGACTTCTCCACCACACTCGATTTCCTCGTCATGAAGAAGCCAACCTCCCATCTTCCCACATCCCCGATCGATACAACTGCCTGGAAAATGCCACAGGTTCCATTGGCGGATCCTCAGTTCAACGTTCCAGCAACAATCGACATGATCATCGGTGGAGAATGTTACCACGAGTTTCACACAGGC TTTCTGGCAAAGTGGATTCCAGCTCCACCACCGCACCGCGAGCGTGCTTCCTCTCCACCGTTGATCAAACCCGAGAAACGATTCCTGGGGAGTTCCGGCCAATGGACACCACCGATGGGAGCCAAAGGATGA